One window of Halopseudomonas maritima genomic DNA carries:
- the pheS gene encoding phenylalanine--tRNA ligase subunit alpha: MENLDALVAQALEAIKQAADVATLEQIRVQYLGKKGELTQVMKTLGNIPAEERPKVGALVNQAKEQVQSVLNGRKSEMESAAMNARLAAERVDVTLPGRGQTTGGLHPVTRTMERIEQIFAHVGYTVAEGPEVEDDYHNFEALNIPGHHPARAMHDTFYFNANTLLRTHTSPVQVRTMESQQPPIRIICPGRVYRCDSDQTHSPMFHQVEGLLIDEGVSFADLKGTIEQFLREFFEADLEVRFRPSFFPFTEPSAEVDIRRRVVKNGEEKADWLEVLGCGMVHPDVLRMSGIDPEKYQGFAFGMGVERLTMLRYGVGDLRIFFDNDLRFLEQFR, from the coding sequence ATGGAAAACCTTGACGCCCTGGTCGCACAAGCACTTGAGGCAATCAAACAGGCCGCAGACGTGGCCACGCTGGAGCAGATCCGCGTGCAGTACCTCGGCAAGAAAGGCGAGCTGACTCAGGTGATGAAGACCCTGGGCAACATCCCGGCCGAGGAGCGCCCCAAGGTTGGCGCCCTGGTTAACCAGGCCAAAGAGCAGGTGCAGAGCGTGCTCAACGGACGCAAGTCCGAGATGGAAAGCGCGGCGATGAATGCCCGCCTGGCTGCCGAGCGTGTTGATGTCACGCTGCCTGGCCGTGGTCAGACAACCGGTGGGTTGCACCCGGTTACCCGCACCATGGAACGCATCGAACAGATTTTTGCCCACGTCGGTTACACCGTCGCGGAAGGCCCCGAAGTCGAGGACGATTACCACAACTTCGAGGCGCTGAATATTCCGGGCCACCACCCGGCGCGTGCCATGCACGATACCTTCTATTTCAACGCCAATACCCTGCTGCGTACTCACACCTCGCCGGTGCAGGTGCGTACCATGGAAAGCCAGCAACCGCCGATCCGCATCATTTGCCCGGGCCGCGTGTACCGCTGCGACTCGGATCAGACTCACTCACCCATGTTCCATCAGGTTGAAGGCCTGCTGATCGACGAAGGTGTGAGCTTTGCTGATCTGAAAGGCACCATCGAGCAGTTTCTGCGCGAGTTCTTCGAGGCTGACCTGGAAGTGCGCTTCCGTCCCTCGTTCTTCCCCTTTACCGAGCCGTCCGCCGAGGTGGACATCCGTCGTCGTGTGGTCAAGAACGGCGAGGAGAAGGCCGACTGGCTGGAAGTGTTGGGTTGCGGCATGGTGCACCCGGACGTACTGCGCATGTCCGGTATCGACCCGGAAAAATATCAGGGGTTTGCTTTCGGGATGGGCGTAGAGCGTCTGACCATGCTGCGTTATGGCGTGGGCGATCTGCGTATTTTCTTCGACAACGATCTGCGTTTCCTTGAGCAGTTCCGTTGA
- the rplT gene encoding 50S ribosomal protein L20, with protein MARVKRGVMARKRHKKVLKLAKGYYGARSRVFRVAKQAVIKAGQYAYRDRKQRKRQFRALWIARINAGARQNGLSYSRLIAGLKKASVEIDRKVLADLAVNEKAAFTAIVEKAKASLA; from the coding sequence ATGGCTCGTGTAAAGCGTGGTGTCATGGCGCGTAAGCGTCACAAGAAAGTTCTCAAGCTGGCTAAAGGTTACTACGGTGCTCGCTCGCGCGTGTTCCGCGTTGCCAAGCAAGCGGTTATCAAAGCTGGTCAGTATGCATATCGTGACCGTAAGCAGCGCAAGCGTCAGTTCCGCGCGCTGTGGATTGCCCGTATCAACGCAGGTGCTCGTCAGAACGGTCTGTCCTACAGCCGCCTGATCGCCGGCCTGAAAAAGGCGTCCGTCGAGATCGATCGCAAGGTTCTGGCTGATCTGGCCGTGAACGAAAAAGCGGCGTTTACCGCGATTGTCGAAAAAGCAAAGGCTAGCCTGGCTTAA
- the rpmI gene encoding 50S ribosomal protein L35, producing MAKMKTKSGAAKRFKKTGNGIKHKHAFKSHILTKMSTKRKRQLRGTSQLNAADVQKVERMLRLR from the coding sequence ATGGCAAAAATGAAGACCAAAAGTGGCGCTGCCAAGCGCTTCAAGAAAACCGGGAACGGCATCAAGCACAAGCATGCTTTCAAAAGCCACATCCTGACCAAGATGAGCACCAAGCGTAAGCGTCAACTTCGCGGTACTTCGCAGCTCAATGCTGCTGACGTCCAAAAAGTCGAGCGCATGCTGCGTCTGCGTTAA
- the infC gene encoding translation initiation factor IF-3 — protein MKIKREMRQDRKAAQRPPINENITAREVRLIGPDGEQVGVVSIQEALAAAEEAKLDLVEISPDAAPPVCRIMDYGKHIFEKKKQQAAARKNQKQIQIKEIKFRPGTEEGDYQVKLRNLMRFLSDGDKAKVSLRFRGREMAHQELGMELLKRVEADLIEYGTVEQHPKMEGRQLMMVIAPKKKK, from the coding sequence ATAAAGATTAAACGCGAGATGAGACAAGACAGAAAAGCTGCGCAACGCCCGCCGATTAACGAAAACATCACGGCGCGTGAAGTGCGTCTGATTGGCCCCGACGGAGAGCAAGTCGGCGTCGTATCCATTCAAGAGGCGCTGGCCGCTGCTGAAGAGGCCAAGCTGGATCTGGTTGAAATCTCTCCCGATGCGGCACCGCCCGTGTGCCGCATCATGGATTACGGCAAGCACATCTTCGAAAAGAAGAAACAGCAGGCCGCCGCGCGTAAGAATCAGAAGCAGATTCAGATTAAAGAAATCAAGTTTCGTCCAGGGACGGAAGAGGGAGACTATCAGGTCAAGCTTCGCAACCTGATGCGTTTTCTCTCTGACGGGGACAAGGCCAAGGTATCCCTGCGATTCCGTGGCCGCGAAATGGCCCATCAGGAGCTGGGCATGGAGCTGTTGAAGCGGGTCGAAGCCGACCTGATTGAATACGGCACCGTGGAACAGCACCCGAAGATGGAAGGTCGTCAGCTGATGATGGTCATCGCCCCCAAAAAGAAAAAGTAA
- the thrS gene encoding threonine--tRNA ligase, with amino-acid sequence MPVITLPDGSQRNFDNPVTVSEVAQSIGAGLAKATIAGKVDGRLVDACDLIEQDASLQIITAKDEEGVEIIRHSCAHLIGHAVKQLYPTAKMVIGPVIDDGFYYDISFERPFTPDDMAAIEKRMAELIASDYDVIKKVTPRDEVIKVFESRGEEYKLRLVEDMPDEKAMGLYYHEEYVDMCRGPHVPNTRFLKAFKLTRISGAYWRGDAKNEQLQRIYGTAWADKKQLAAYIQRMEEAEKRDHRKIGKRLDLFHTQEEAPGMVFWHPNGWSIYQVLEQYMRKVQVDAGYKEIKTPQVVDRVLWERSGHWEHYAANMFTTESESRDYAVKPMNCPCHIQVFNQGLKSYRELPLRLAEFGSCHRNEPSGSLHGLMRVRGFTQDDAHIFCTDEQVKKEAADFIALTLKVYRDFGFDDVELKLSTRPESRVGDDALWDQAEKGLEDALNEAGLEWDLQPGEGAFYGPKIEFSLRDCIGRVWQCGTLQLDFMLPGRLGAQYVAEDGARKTPVMLHRAILGSFERFIGILIEHYAGDFPAWLAPTQAAVLNITDNQAAFCADVEKTLNESGYRAVADLRNEKIGFKIREHTLHKTPYLLVVGDREVESHTVAVRTREGKDLGSMTVTEFAEFLSRAVAQRGRPNSEQ; translated from the coding sequence ATGCCCGTTATTACCCTCCCTGACGGCAGTCAGCGCAATTTCGATAATCCCGTTACCGTTTCTGAAGTCGCCCAGTCGATTGGTGCCGGCCTGGCCAAGGCTACGATCGCCGGCAAGGTAGATGGTCGTCTGGTCGATGCCTGTGACCTGATCGAGCAGGACGCAAGCCTGCAGATCATCACCGCCAAGGACGAAGAAGGCGTTGAGATTATCCGCCACTCCTGTGCTCACCTGATCGGTCATGCCGTCAAGCAGCTGTATCCCACCGCCAAGATGGTTATCGGCCCGGTGATTGATGATGGCTTCTATTACGACATCTCCTTCGAGCGCCCCTTCACGCCGGATGACATGGCCGCCATCGAAAAGCGTATGGCCGAGCTGATCGCCAGCGATTACGACGTGATCAAGAAAGTGACCCCGCGTGACGAGGTCATCAAGGTGTTCGAGTCCCGTGGTGAGGAGTACAAGTTGCGTCTGGTCGAGGATATGCCCGACGAGAAGGCGATGGGCCTCTACTACCACGAAGAATACGTCGATATGTGCCGTGGTCCGCACGTGCCGAACACGCGCTTTTTGAAAGCATTCAAGCTGACCCGGATTTCCGGTGCCTACTGGCGCGGCGATGCCAAGAACGAGCAGCTGCAACGTATTTACGGCACTGCCTGGGCAGACAAGAAGCAACTGGCTGCCTACATCCAGCGCATGGAAGAGGCCGAGAAGCGCGATCACCGCAAGATCGGCAAGCGCCTTGACCTGTTCCACACCCAGGAAGAAGCGCCGGGCATGGTGTTCTGGCACCCTAATGGCTGGTCCATCTATCAGGTACTCGAGCAGTACATGCGCAAGGTGCAGGTGGATGCCGGCTACAAAGAGATCAAGACGCCGCAGGTGGTTGATCGTGTGCTGTGGGAGCGCTCCGGTCACTGGGAGCACTACGCTGCCAATATGTTCACTACCGAGTCGGAAAGCCGTGATTACGCGGTCAAGCCGATGAACTGCCCGTGCCACATCCAGGTGTTCAATCAGGGTCTGAAGAGCTACCGCGAGCTGCCGCTGCGTCTGGCCGAGTTCGGCTCCTGTCACCGTAACGAGCCGTCCGGTTCGCTGCACGGTCTGATGCGCGTGCGTGGCTTTACCCAGGACGATGCGCACATCTTCTGTACCGACGAGCAGGTCAAGAAGGAAGCGGCAGACTTTATTGCCCTGACCCTCAAGGTGTACCGCGACTTTGGCTTTGATGATGTCGAGCTGAAGCTGTCCACTCGCCCGGAAAGCCGCGTTGGTGACGATGCGCTGTGGGATCAGGCTGAAAAAGGCCTGGAAGACGCGCTGAACGAAGCCGGTCTGGAGTGGGATCTGCAGCCGGGTGAGGGTGCATTCTACGGTCCGAAGATCGAGTTCTCCCTGCGCGACTGTATTGGTCGGGTCTGGCAGTGCGGCACGCTGCAGCTGGACTTCATGCTGCCGGGCCGTCTGGGCGCGCAGTATGTGGCTGAAGATGGTGCCCGCAAGACGCCGGTCATGCTGCACCGTGCGATTCTCGGCTCCTTTGAGCGCTTTATCGGTATTTTGATTGAGCACTACGCGGGTGACTTCCCGGCATGGCTTGCGCCGACCCAGGCTGCGGTGCTGAATATCACCGATAATCAGGCCGCGTTCTGTGCCGACGTAGAGAAAACTCTCAATGAATCCGGCTATCGCGCCGTTGCGGACTTGAGAAACGAGAAGATCGGCTTTAAAATCCGCGAGCATACTTTGCACAAGACTCCCTACCTGCTGGTTGTAGGTGATCGGGAAGTCGAGTCGCACACCGTGGCCGTGCGCACGCGAGAGGGTAAAGATCTGGGTTCAATGACTGTAACCGAGTTCGCTGAATTCCTATCTCGCGCTGTGGCACAACGAGGCCGCCCGAATTCGGAGCAATAA
- the uvrB gene encoding excinuclease ABC subunit UvrB, whose product MSQFNLQTRFEPAGDQPTAIAQLTEGVEAGLSHQTLLGVTGSGKTFTIANVIQKMQRPAIIMAPNKTLAAQLYGEFKEFFPNNAVEYFVSYYDYYQPEAYVPSSDTYIEKDASINDHIEQMRLSATKALLERPDAIIVATVSAIYGLGDPESYLHMVLHVDRGDRVDQRTLLRRLAELQYTRNDMELARATYRVRGDVIDVFPAESDLEAIRIELFDDEVETISFFDPLTGEVLRKVPRVTIYPKSHYVTPRETLLEAVEHIKVELDERLAVLKEQNKLVEFQRLEQRTRFDLEMILELGYCNGIENYSRYLSGREPGAPPPTLFDYLPDNALLIIDESHVSVPQVGAMYKGDRSRKETLVEYGFRLPSALDNRPMRFDEWEAISPQTIFVSATPGPYEEAHAGRVVEQVVRPTGLVDPEIEVRPATTQVDDLLSEIRLRVDKEERVLVTTLTKRMAEDLTDYLGDHGVRVRYLHSDIDTVERVEIIRDLRTGAFDVLVGINLLREGLDMPEVSLVAILDADKEGFLRSERSLIQTIGRAARNLNGKAILYADRITGSMERAIGETERRREKQISFNKEHGITPRGVTKSVADILEGAVVPGSRSGRRRQQKAAEDSAGYAAPRTPAEITKRISELEEKMLQHARDLEFESAAQARDQIQKLRDQLMQA is encoded by the coding sequence ATGAGTCAGTTCAACCTGCAAACCCGCTTCGAGCCGGCTGGTGATCAGCCTACGGCCATCGCCCAGCTGACCGAGGGAGTGGAGGCGGGCCTGTCGCACCAGACCTTGCTGGGGGTGACTGGCTCGGGCAAGACCTTCACCATCGCCAATGTCATCCAGAAAATGCAGCGCCCGGCGATCATCATGGCGCCCAACAAGACGCTGGCGGCGCAGCTGTATGGCGAGTTCAAGGAGTTCTTCCCGAACAACGCCGTCGAGTACTTCGTTTCCTACTACGACTATTACCAGCCTGAAGCCTATGTGCCGTCCTCCGATACCTATATCGAGAAGGACGCCTCCATCAATGACCATATCGAGCAGATGCGTCTGTCGGCCACCAAGGCGCTGCTGGAGCGCCCGGATGCGATCATTGTCGCCACGGTGTCGGCCATCTATGGTCTGGGTGATCCGGAGTCTTACCTGCACATGGTGCTGCACGTGGACCGGGGTGATAGGGTGGATCAGCGTACCCTGTTGCGCCGCCTGGCGGAGCTGCAGTACACCCGCAACGATATGGAGTTAGCGCGCGCTACCTACCGGGTGCGTGGTGATGTGATTGATGTCTTTCCGGCGGAATCTGACCTGGAAGCCATTCGTATCGAATTGTTTGATGATGAGGTTGAGACGATCAGCTTCTTCGACCCGTTAACGGGTGAGGTTTTACGTAAGGTTCCGCGCGTAACTATTTACCCTAAAAGCCATTATGTGACGCCGCGTGAGACATTGCTTGAAGCCGTGGAACATATAAAGGTGGAGCTGGATGAGCGTTTGGCTGTGCTCAAAGAGCAGAATAAGCTGGTCGAGTTTCAGCGCCTGGAGCAGCGCACGCGCTTTGATCTGGAGATGATTCTGGAGCTGGGTTACTGCAACGGCATTGAGAACTACTCACGCTATCTGTCGGGCCGTGAGCCGGGCGCGCCGCCGCCGACCCTGTTCGATTATCTGCCGGATAATGCCCTGCTGATTATCGACGAGTCCCACGTATCCGTGCCCCAGGTCGGTGCCATGTACAAGGGTGACCGCTCGCGCAAGGAGACCCTGGTCGAGTACGGTTTTCGTCTGCCTTCGGCGCTGGATAACCGGCCCATGCGCTTTGATGAGTGGGAGGCCATCTCGCCGCAAACCATCTTCGTATCTGCCACCCCCGGCCCTTATGAGGAGGCCCACGCCGGTCGCGTGGTCGAGCAGGTGGTGCGCCCGACCGGTCTGGTTGATCCGGAGATCGAAGTGCGTCCGGCCACTACGCAAGTGGATGACCTGCTCTCTGAGATTCGCCTGCGGGTGGATAAGGAAGAGCGCGTGCTGGTCACCACGCTGACCAAGCGCATGGCCGAGGATTTGACCGACTATCTGGGTGACCACGGCGTGCGGGTGCGCTATTTGCACTCGGATATCGATACCGTGGAGCGCGTCGAGATTATCCGTGATCTGCGTACTGGCGCTTTTGACGTGTTGGTGGGTATCAACTTGCTGCGCGAAGGCCTGGATATGCCGGAGGTATCGCTGGTTGCCATTTTGGATGCGGATAAAGAAGGTTTCCTGCGCTCGGAGCGCTCGCTGATTCAGACCATTGGCCGCGCTGCGCGTAACCTGAACGGTAAGGCCATTCTCTATGCGGACCGCATCACCGGATCGATGGAGCGCGCCATTGGTGAAACCGAGCGCCGCCGCGAGAAGCAGATTAGCTTTAACAAAGAGCACGGCATTACGCCGCGCGGTGTTACCAAAAGCGTGGCGGATATTCTGGAGGGCGCGGTGGTGCCGGGTAGCCGCAGCGGTCGCCGGCGTCAGCAAAAGGCCGCCGAAGACAGTGCAGGGTATGCGGCGCCGCGCACGCCGGCGGAAATCACCAAGCGCATCAGCGAGCTGGAAGAGAAGATGCTGCAGCACGCGCGCGATCTGGAATTCGAGTCTGCTGCCCAGGCGCGTGATCAGATCCAGAAGCTGCGTGATCAGTTGATGCAGGCCTGA
- a CDS encoding amino acid aminotransferase, with amino-acid sequence MSLFSPVELAPRDPILGLNEAFNADTRANKVNLGVGVYCNEAGKVPLLRAVQAAEEARVAEHAARAYLPIDGLAPYDLAVQKLLFGADSALLDSGRLITAQALGGTGALKLGADFLYRLTDKRTVAISNPSWENHRALFEAAGYDVVNYTYFDPTTNGLNLNGMLADLEALPEGSVVILHACCHNPTGVDLGLADWAKVIDVVGRRQLVPFLDIAYQGFGENLEDDAVAVRLFAESGLPFLVASSFSKSFSLYGERVGALTMVTASKEETAPVLSQLKRVIRTNYSNPPTHGAKVVAAVLTNPELYAQWEDELAEMRDRIRDMRAALVEKLQAAGVEQDVTFIQRQRGMFSFSGLSKDQVARLADEFGIYAVGSGRICVAALNTSNIDAVATAMAAVMKG; translated from the coding sequence ATGAGTTTGTTTTCCCCGGTAGAACTGGCCCCGCGTGACCCCATCCTTGGCTTGAACGAAGCGTTCAACGCCGATACCCGTGCGAACAAAGTCAATCTGGGCGTTGGCGTGTACTGCAATGAAGCCGGCAAGGTGCCGCTGCTGCGCGCGGTGCAAGCTGCCGAAGAGGCCCGTGTGGCCGAGCACGCCGCCCGCGCCTATCTGCCAATTGACGGCCTGGCGCCCTACGATCTGGCCGTGCAAAAGCTGCTGTTTGGTGCTGACTCCGCGCTGCTGGACTCCGGCCGCCTGATCACCGCCCAGGCCCTGGGCGGCACCGGTGCCCTGAAACTCGGCGCCGACTTTCTCTACCGTCTGACCGACAAGCGCACCGTGGCGATCAGCAACCCGAGCTGGGAGAACCACCGCGCGCTGTTCGAAGCCGCCGGTTACGATGTGGTCAACTACACCTACTTTGACCCGACTACCAACGGCCTGAACCTGAACGGCATGCTGGCCGACCTGGAAGCCCTGCCCGAAGGTAGCGTGGTCATCCTGCACGCCTGCTGCCACAACCCGACCGGCGTCGACCTGGGTCTGGCCGACTGGGCCAAGGTCATCGACGTAGTTGGCCGCCGTCAGCTGGTGCCTTTCCTGGATATCGCCTATCAGGGCTTTGGTGAAAACCTGGAAGACGACGCCGTTGCCGTGCGCCTGTTTGCCGAGTCCGGCCTGCCCTTCCTGGTAGCCAGCTCCTTCTCCAAGTCCTTCTCGCTGTACGGCGAGCGCGTTGGCGCCCTGACCATGGTCACCGCCAGCAAGGAAGAAACCGCGCCGGTGCTGTCGCAGCTCAAGCGCGTTATCCGCACCAACTACTCCAACCCGCCGACCCACGGCGCCAAGGTAGTCGCCGCAGTACTGACCAACCCCGAGCTATACGCCCAGTGGGAAGACGAACTGGCTGAAATGCGCGACCGCATTCGCGACATGCGCGCCGCGCTGGTCGAGAAACTGCAGGCCGCCGGTGTAGAGCAGGATGTCACCTTCATCCAGCGTCAACGCGGCATGTTCTCCTTCTCTGGCCTGAGCAAAGATCAGGTTGCTCGCCTGGCAGACGAGTTCGGCATTTACGCTGTCGGCAGTGGCCGTATCTGCGTAGCGGCGCTGAACACCAGCAACATTGATGCTGTGGCAACCGCCATGGCCGCAGTGATGAAGGGCTAA
- a CDS encoding FMN-dependent NADH-azoreductase codes for MKKILVVQSSARQEGSLTREYTAQLVRQIEAANPGSWVVTRDLGAEPVPHLDATLLGGWMKPAEEQTEAEKAASALSNQLVDELLASDIVVIGSSMYNFGITSTLKAWFDHVLRAGRTFKYTEAGPVGLTPDRKVYVVTARGGRYEGSPLDFQEPYVRQLLGFIGITDVEFVNVEGQSMGPEEAAKGRAEADEVLAALA; via the coding sequence ATGAAAAAGATTCTTGTAGTGCAGTCCAGCGCCCGCCAGGAAGGTTCCTTGACGCGTGAGTACACCGCGCAACTGGTACGTCAGATCGAGGCCGCTAACCCGGGTTCCTGGGTGGTAACCCGCGACCTGGGCGCTGAGCCGGTGCCGCACCTGGATGCGACCCTGCTGGGCGGCTGGATGAAGCCGGCCGAGGAGCAAACAGAGGCGGAAAAGGCGGCCTCTGCGCTCTCCAATCAACTGGTGGATGAGCTGCTGGCCAGCGATATCGTGGTGATCGGCTCCTCGATGTATAACTTCGGCATTACCTCTACCCTCAAAGCCTGGTTTGACCATGTGCTGCGGGCTGGTCGTACCTTCAAGTACACCGAGGCTGGTCCGGTTGGCCTGACGCCGGATCGTAAGGTTTACGTCGTTACCGCCCGTGGTGGTCGTTACGAGGGTTCGCCGCTGGACTTCCAGGAACCCTACGTCCGCCAACTGCTGGGCTTTATCGGCATTACGGATGTGGAGTTTGTGAACGTGGAAGGCCAGTCGATGGGGCCGGAGGAGGCTGCCAAGGGGCGCGCCGAGGCAGATGAGGTGCTGGCCGCGCTGGCGTAA
- a CDS encoding 3-phosphoglycerate kinase — MRKIVAASLLLSWLSPAVVHAFPIDLQSQFDGVSIEAEASDMSNIATVLLRNSGESAALCEASFVNGPERPTPRRVKLAAGESTTISQSFLRAITRVRITLNCHAS; from the coding sequence ATGCGCAAAATTGTTGCTGCCAGCCTGCTGTTGTCCTGGCTGTCGCCTGCTGTTGTGCACGCTTTTCCAATTGACCTGCAAAGCCAGTTCGACGGCGTCTCCATTGAGGCTGAAGCCAGCGATATGAGCAACATCGCCACCGTGTTGCTGCGTAATAGTGGCGAGAGCGCCGCGCTCTGCGAAGCGAGCTTTGTCAACGGGCCTGAGCGTCCGACGCCCCGGCGGGTCAAGCTGGCGGCAGGAGAAAGTACGACGATCAGCCAGTCGTTCCTGCGAGCCATCACCCGGGTGCGCATCACGCTGAATTGCCACGCGAGCTAG
- a CDS encoding LysR family transcriptional regulator, which translates to MKAPRVTLEQWRTLQAVVDQGGFAQAAEALHRSQSSISYTVARMQEQLGIPLLEIEGRKAVLTEAGAALLRRSRQLVAQANQLEMLASEMDQGWEAEVRLVVDAAYPTDRLASALHAFMPQSRGCRVQLREEVLSGVEERLHDGSADLAISGLSIAGYLPQQLNAVQFVAVAHPDHPLHQLQRTLTHDDLATHLQVVIRDSGERQPRDSGWLGAEQRWTVASLGTAARLVARGLGFAWLPEHEIVQYLNSQQLKPLPLEQGAQRSAYLFLYANKERPVGPATRILADLIIEHSMTDH; encoded by the coding sequence ATGAAAGCACCCCGTGTAACCCTGGAGCAATGGCGCACGCTGCAAGCCGTAGTCGACCAGGGAGGCTTTGCCCAGGCAGCCGAGGCGCTGCACCGATCACAGTCTTCGATCAGTTACACGGTTGCCCGCATGCAGGAGCAACTAGGCATCCCGCTGCTGGAAATAGAAGGTCGCAAGGCGGTACTGACCGAAGCTGGCGCAGCCCTGTTGCGCCGCTCCCGGCAGCTGGTCGCCCAAGCCAACCAGCTTGAAATGCTGGCCAGCGAGATGGACCAGGGCTGGGAGGCAGAGGTACGTCTGGTGGTAGACGCCGCCTACCCCACCGATCGTCTGGCCAGCGCCCTGCACGCCTTTATGCCGCAAAGCCGTGGCTGTCGCGTGCAACTACGCGAAGAAGTGCTCTCCGGTGTGGAAGAGCGTCTGCACGATGGCAGCGCCGATCTGGCCATCTCCGGCCTGAGCATCGCCGGCTACCTGCCCCAGCAGCTCAACGCCGTGCAATTTGTAGCGGTTGCGCACCCTGATCATCCATTGCATCAATTGCAACGCACGCTCACCCACGATGACCTGGCCACTCATCTGCAAGTGGTGATTCGCGACTCAGGCGAGCGCCAGCCGCGCGATTCCGGCTGGCTGGGCGCCGAGCAGCGCTGGACCGTTGCCAGCCTCGGTACAGCTGCCCGCCTGGTTGCCCGCGGCCTGGGGTTTGCCTGGCTGCCCGAGCATGAAATCGTCCAGTATCTGAACAGCCAGCAGCTCAAACCGCTACCGCTGGAGCAAGGCGCCCAGCGCTCGGCGTACCTGTTTCTCTATGCCAACAAGGAGCGCCCGGTCGGCCCAGCCACGCGCATTCTGGCTGACCTGATCATTGAACATTCGATGACAGACCATTGA
- a CDS encoding alpha/beta fold hydrolase, which yields MPQITLNDCQFHYTDQGSGPPLLLLHGLGSSEQDWEYQLPALTPHYRVLCLDMRGHGGSDKTGKGYSIGLFARDCLAFIQAMDLHKPHIVGLSMGGMIAFQLATDAPEVPVSLTIVNSAPEVIPRKPLEYWMAGKRLFFAHVLPMSAIAKGLARLLFPKPEQEHHRQTFMERWCSNDRKSYLASLRAIVGWGVSNRLERINCPVLVVSADRDYTPVEHKREYVSHLGDARLEVVADSRHATPVDQPDAFNQLLLDFLAEVDSGPAAAITDPAQAGLTSP from the coding sequence ATGCCGCAGATCACGCTGAACGACTGTCAGTTTCACTACACCGACCAGGGCTCCGGCCCGCCGCTGCTGCTGCTGCACGGCCTGGGGTCCAGCGAGCAGGACTGGGAATATCAGCTCCCCGCCCTGACCCCGCACTACCGGGTGCTCTGCCTGGACATGCGCGGCCACGGCGGTAGCGACAAAACCGGCAAGGGCTACTCGATTGGTCTGTTCGCCCGCGATTGCCTGGCCTTTATCCAGGCAATGGATCTGCACAAGCCCCATATCGTCGGCCTGTCGATGGGCGGCATGATCGCTTTTCAGCTTGCTACCGACGCCCCTGAAGTGCCCGTCAGCCTGACCATCGTCAACAGCGCCCCCGAGGTGATTCCGCGCAAGCCGCTGGAATACTGGATGGCCGGCAAGCGCCTGTTTTTTGCCCACGTGCTGCCCATGTCGGCCATCGCCAAGGGCCTGGCCCGGCTGCTGTTTCCCAAGCCAGAGCAGGAACACCACCGCCAGACCTTTATGGAGCGCTGGTGCAGCAACGACCGCAAGAGCTATCTGGCCTCCCTGCGTGCCATTGTCGGCTGGGGTGTGAGCAACCGGCTGGAGCGCATCAACTGCCCGGTGCTGGTGGTCAGCGCCGACCGCGACTACACCCCGGTCGAGCACAAGCGCGAGTACGTCAGCCACCTGGGCGATGCCCGGCTGGAAGTCGTCGCCGATTCGCGGCATGCTACGCCGGTCGATCAGCCGGACGCTTTTAACCAGTTGCTGCTGGATTTTCTCGCCGAAGTCGACAGCGGCCCGGCCGCCGCAATAACAGATCCCGCCCAAGCGGGACTTACAAGCCCCTGA
- a CDS encoding peptidylprolyl isomerase has protein sequence MLKHLIGAAALTLLSTAALADNPRVQLSTSLGDIVVELNEEQAPISTENFLRYVEAGHYNGVIFHRVIPGFMIQTGGFDSNMRQLDTGRPIKNEADNGLKNRRYTLAMARTQIVDSATSQFFINLSDNDFLDHGGRDFGYAVFGEVVSGQHVVETIGKVQTTSRAGHQNVPVNAVSIISATRLEESAE, from the coding sequence ATGCTGAAACACCTGATTGGCGCAGCCGCCCTAACCCTGCTCAGTACCGCCGCCCTGGCCGACAACCCTCGCGTGCAGCTGAGCACCAGCCTGGGCGACATCGTCGTCGAGCTGAACGAAGAGCAGGCCCCCATCAGCACCGAGAACTTTCTGCGCTATGTCGAAGCCGGCCACTATAACGGCGTGATCTTCCACCGCGTGATTCCGGGCTTCATGATTCAAACCGGCGGTTTTGACAGCAACATGCGTCAGCTCGACACCGGCCGCCCCATCAAGAACGAAGCCGACAACGGCCTGAAGAACCGCCGCTACACCCTGGCCATGGCCCGCACCCAGATTGTCGACAGCGCCACCAGCCAGTTCTTCATCAACCTGAGCGACAACGATTTTCTGGACCACGGCGGCCGCGACTTTGGCTACGCGGTATTCGGTGAAGTGGTCAGCGGCCAGCATGTGGTCGAGACCATCGGCAAGGTACAAACCACCAGCCGCGCCGGCCACCAGAACGTGCCGGTCAACGCGGTCAGCATCATCAGCGCCACTCGCCTGGAAGAGAGCGCGGAATAA